Proteins from a single region of Dictyostelium discoideum AX4 chromosome 5 chromosome, whole genome shotgun sequence:
- a CDS encoding NDR family protein kinase → MEPILIPSQHNRLVIPSEPNEEEFNYIADGYKGKLNIDSYDIISTIGSGSYGEVCIVREKSTKQVYAMKKIYYTEVSDTELVKKRALRERDAMVICNNKNNKRAPKLYCSFIDDNEGVFYYVMEFIAGGDFNSYCYKRLVDGKKFTEEEIKFYIAELVLCLEAFHSYGLLHRDVKPENLMINKDGHLVLGDFGSSKLANNSGGGGGNFGNTLTVPMSTSYSTSPSSSISSSLLGGSGGFTPSHWNGMAGSAGSSFGSSSLGRSFDNTPPNFNSFLRNPHSSYTSYIGTPQYMAVEVVQGVNYSKLCDFWSLGAILFELVTGQALFVESPDTTEQKIRENIGNWRGLLNTAVQKNQPMSKQAESLIRECIAPERKRPDASTIKKHPFFEGINWEEMANFNVEPPFKPTLSSDDDISYFTN, encoded by the exons atggaaccaattttaattccTTCACAACATAATAGATTAGTTATTCCAAGTGAACCAAATGAagaagaatttaattatatagcAGATGGATATAAaggtaaattaaatattgattccTATGATATTATTTCAACCATTGGTAGTGGATCATATGGTGAAGTTTGTATAGTAAGAGAAAAATCCACAAAACAAGTTTAtgcaatgaaaaaaatatattatacaGAAGTTAGTGATACAGAATTAGTT aaaaaaagagCATTAAGAGAAAGAGATGCTATGgtaatttgtaataataaaaataataaaagagcaccaaaattatattgttcatttattgatgataatgaaggaGTATTCTATTATGTAATGGAGTTTATTGCAGGTGGTGATTTCAATTCATATTGTTATAAACGTTTAGTTGATGGTAAAAAATTTAcagaagaagaaattaaattctatATAGCAGAGTTGGTATTATGTTTAGAAGCTTTTCATTCATATGGTTTACTTCATCGTGATGTTAAACCAgagaatttaatgataaataaaGATGGTCATTTGGTTTTAGGTGATTTTGGTAGTTCGAAATTAGcaaataatagtggtggtggtggtggtaattttGGTAATACATTAACAGTGCCAATGTCAACATCATATTCAACATCACCATCgtcatcaatttcatcatcattattggGTGGTAGTGGCGGATTTACACCATCACATTGGAATGGAATGGCTGGAAGTGCAGGTTCATCATTTGGTTCTTCATCTTTGGGTAGATCATTCGATAATACACCACCAAATTTCAATTCATTCCTAAGAAATCCTCATAGTTCCTATACTTCCTATATTGGTACTCCACAATATATGGCAGTTGAGGTGGTTCAAGGTgtaaattattcaaaactTTGTGATTTTTGGTCATTGGGTGCTATCCTTTTCGAATTGGTAACTGGTCAAGCTTTATTTGTTGAATCACCAGATACAACCGAACAAAAGATTAGAGAAAACATTGGTAATTGGAGAGGTCTTTTAAATACTGCAGTACAAAAGAATCAACCAATGTCAAAACAAGCTGAATCTTTAATTAGAGAATGTATTGCTCCAGAACGTAAACGTCCTGATGCTTCAACCATTAAAAAACATCCATTCTTTGAAGGTATTAATTGGGAAGAAATGGCAAATTTCAATGTTGAACCACCTTTTAAACCAACTTTATcaagtgatgatgatatttcttattttacaaattaa
- the jcdF gene encoding transcription factor jumonji, jmjC domain-containing protein, with product MNSFKEEYRVPIFNLIKNCYTRTCQDLLSLGNEDANQLSVDLKKLFFMYNKKQFNQLKNIHESIYKLTWNKLLKQGGWEHICLRESFIMGQLAGITYWYTQNDLIKTLEICDQSFIMGAPKELLLPIMDELSKKQTTTTTSTSPTIPMILDENVNFSKFPIIDKNHEIKVIECGKNNGGASGSGGDYLNEFSIFKNQHLNTMTPCIIKGDANNWECINKWKDLNYFLSNHGNRIVPIELGHNKLDSKTKKQQQQQQTTTTTANNDNDNSIDWSEKLMKLKDFIEEYMIPSSKDNDSTATESSKVAYLAQHGLIEQLPSLLDDFKFPLFLQTTGDAKVHETEEEGISPHIWLGTGNTITPLHFDSYDNFLTQIVGYKYVRLYPQNQISNLYLKKDQGDSDDNNLVKNSKTAQNNISFVDFEDTDFEKYPLLKIANQHYTECILGPGDILFMPSGYFHYVRSLSTSLSLSFWFIKK from the exons ATGAATTCATTTAAAGAGGAGTATAGAGTACCaatctttaatttaataaagaattgtTATACAAGAa catGTCAAGATTTATTGTCATTGGGTAATGAAGATGCAAATCAATTATCAGttgatttaaagaaattattttttatgtataataaaaaacaatttaatcaattaaagaatatccatgaatcaatttataaattaacatggaataaattattgaaacAAGGTGGTTGGGAACATATTTGTTTAAGAGAATCATTTATTATGGGTCAATTAGCAGGTATAACCTATTGGTACActcaaaatgatttaattaaaactttagAAATCTGTGATCAATCTTTTATAATGGGTGCaccaaaagaattattattaccaattatggatgaattatcaaaaaagcaaactacaacaacaacttcaacttcaCCTACAATACCAATGATTTTAGATGAAAatgttaatttttcaaaatttccAATTATAGATAAAAATCATGAAATTAAAGTAATTGAATGTGGTAAAAATAATGGTGGCgctagtggtagtggtggtgattatttaaatgaattttcaatatttaaaaatcaacaTTTAAACACAATGACACCATGTATAATTAAAGGTGATGCAAATAATTGGGAATGTATAAATAAATGGAAAgacttaaattattttctttcaaATCATGGTAATAGAATTGTACCAATTGAATTAGGTCATAATAAATTAGattcaaaaacaaagaaacaacaacaacaacaacaaactactactactacagcaaataatgataatgataattcaattgattggtcagagaaattaatgaaattaaaagatttcatTGAAGAATATATGATACCTTCAAGTAAAGATAATGATAGTACAGCTACAGAATCATCAAAGGTTGCTTATTTAGCACAACATGGTTTAATCGAACAGTTACCATCACTATtggatgattttaaattcccattatttttacaaactACAGGTGATGCAAAAGTTCATGAAACTGAAGAAGAGGGAATATCACCCCATATTTGGTTAGGCACAGGTAATACAATAACTCCATTACATTTCGACAGCTATGACAATTTCTTAACTCAAATCGTTGGTTATAAATATGTTCGTCTTTATccacaaaatcaaatttcaaatctttatttaaagaaagatCAGGGTGATAGTGATGACAATAATCttgttaaaaattcaaaaactgctcaaaataatattagttttgttgattttgaagatacagattttgaaaaatatccattattaaaaatagcaAATCAACATTATACAGAATGTATTTTAGGTCCTGGTGATATTCTTTTCATGCCAAGTGGTTATTTTCATTATGTTAGATCTTTATCAACATCGCTCAGTTTAAgtttttggtttattaaaaaataa